The following coding sequences lie in one Streptomyces albofaciens JCM 4342 genomic window:
- a CDS encoding Gfo/Idh/MocA family protein — protein sequence MTRETVRIAMNGVTGRMGYRQHLVRSILALQEQGGLGLGDGTVIWPEPVLVGRSEHKLRALAERHGLAQWNTDLDAVLADDSIDIYFDAQVTAAREDAVKKAIAAGKHLYCEKPTATGLDGALELARLADEAGVKHGVVQDKLFLPGLLKLRRLVEGGFFGRILSVRGEFGYWVFEGDWQPAQRPSWNYRAEDGGGIAVDMFPHWEYVLHELFGPVRTVQAQVTTHVPRRCDENGKPYDATADDAAYGIFQLDGGIVAQINSSWAVRVHRDELVEFQVDGTEGSAVAGLRGCRVQHRAATPKPVWNPDVPTSEPFRDQWQEVPDNGDFDNGFKAQWELFLRHVVRDDPWRWDLAAGARGVQLAELGLKSSAEGRRLDVPELGR from the coding sequence ATGACACGCGAGACCGTACGCATCGCCATGAACGGCGTGACCGGGCGCATGGGCTACCGCCAGCACCTGGTCCGCTCCATCCTCGCGCTGCAGGAACAAGGCGGCCTGGGCCTCGGCGACGGCACGGTGATCTGGCCCGAGCCGGTCCTCGTCGGCCGCAGCGAACACAAGCTGCGGGCACTGGCCGAGCGCCACGGCCTGGCGCAGTGGAACACCGACCTGGACGCCGTGCTCGCGGACGACAGCATCGACATCTACTTCGACGCGCAGGTCACCGCTGCCCGCGAGGACGCGGTGAAGAAAGCGATTGCTGCCGGAAAACATCTCTACTGCGAGAAGCCCACCGCCACCGGACTCGACGGTGCACTGGAACTGGCCCGGCTGGCCGACGAAGCCGGCGTCAAACACGGCGTCGTCCAGGACAAGCTCTTCCTGCCCGGCCTGCTCAAGCTCCGCCGCCTGGTCGAAGGCGGCTTCTTCGGCCGCATCCTGTCCGTACGGGGAGAGTTCGGCTACTGGGTCTTCGAGGGCGACTGGCAGCCGGCGCAGCGCCCTTCCTGGAACTACCGAGCCGAGGACGGTGGCGGCATCGCGGTCGACATGTTCCCGCATTGGGAGTACGTCCTGCACGAACTCTTCGGCCCGGTGCGGACCGTACAGGCGCAGGTCACCACACATGTGCCGCGCCGCTGTGACGAGAACGGCAAGCCGTACGACGCCACCGCGGACGACGCCGCCTACGGCATCTTCCAACTCGACGGTGGCATCGTCGCGCAGATCAACTCGTCGTGGGCGGTACGGGTGCACCGCGACGAACTGGTCGAGTTCCAGGTGGACGGTACGGAAGGCTCGGCTGTCGCGGGATTGCGCGGCTGCCGCGTCCAGCACCGGGCCGCGACTCCCAAACCGGTCTGGAATCCGGACGTACCCACCTCCGAGCCTTTCCGCGACCAGTGGCAGGAAGTCCCGGACAACGGCGACTTCGACAACGGCTTCAAGGCGCAGTGGGAGCTGTTCCTGCGCCACGTCGTACGGGACGATCCCTGGCGCTGGGACCTGGCGGCGGGTGCGCGCGGCGTGCAGCTTGCTGAACTGGGACTGAAGTCGTCGGCGGAGGGCCGCCGCCTGGACGTGCCGGAGCTGGGGCGATGA
- a CDS encoding bifunctional helix-turn-helix transcriptional regulator/GNAT family N-acetyltransferase, which translates to MAGPEGRQVQQIRSFNRFYTNLIGALDYGRHLYTPYTLTEARVLYEISHGHRVDAADLRTSLSLDAGYLSRLLTRFEESGLITRRPSERDGRRQRIALTEHGRATAHLLEERSRDSAGTLLSRLPGPDRSRLLDSMATIRELLGDAAERPAPVLELRDAEPGDLGWMVQRNAVLYAREYGFGLAYEALVARIVAEYAERYDPLWDRTWIAELDGDRVGAVMCVRDGTGALPHKPRTARLRLLLVEPEARGRGVGQALVSACVGFAREAGYRELVLWTNSVLSAARVLYERAGFELTAEKPHRSFGRELVGQDWRLPL; encoded by the coding sequence ATGGCGGGACCAGAGGGCCGGCAAGTCCAGCAGATCCGCAGCTTCAACCGCTTCTACACGAACCTCATAGGCGCCCTCGACTACGGCCGTCACCTCTACACCCCGTACACCCTCACCGAGGCTCGCGTCCTGTACGAGATCTCCCACGGTCACCGCGTGGACGCCGCCGACCTGCGCACGTCGCTCTCCCTGGACGCGGGCTACCTCAGCAGGCTGCTCACCAGGTTCGAGGAGAGCGGGCTGATCACCCGCAGACCCTCGGAGCGGGACGGCCGGCGGCAGCGCATCGCCCTCACCGAGCACGGCCGCGCGACCGCGCACCTCCTGGAGGAGCGTTCCCGCGACTCCGCGGGGACGCTCCTCAGCCGCCTTCCCGGCCCCGACCGATCCCGTCTGCTGGATTCGATGGCGACCATACGAGAGCTGCTCGGCGATGCGGCGGAGCGACCGGCGCCCGTCTTGGAGCTCCGCGATGCCGAACCCGGTGATCTTGGCTGGATGGTGCAACGGAACGCTGTCCTGTATGCGCGGGAGTACGGCTTTGGCCTCGCTTATGAAGCACTGGTAGCGCGGATCGTCGCCGAGTACGCCGAGCGCTACGACCCGCTCTGGGACCGCACGTGGATCGCCGAGCTGGACGGTGATCGGGTCGGTGCGGTCATGTGCGTACGGGACGGGACCGGAGCCCTTCCCCACAAGCCACGGACGGCGCGGCTGCGGTTGCTCCTCGTCGAACCGGAGGCCCGCGGACGCGGCGTCGGGCAGGCCCTCGTCTCCGCCTGTGTCGGCTTCGCCCGCGAGGCCGGCTACCGCGAGCTGGTGCTGTGGACGAACTCCGTACTGAGTGCGGCCCGCGTCCTGTACGAGCGCGCGGGCTTCGAGCTGACCGCGGAGAAGCCGCACCGCAGTTTCGGTCGGGAGCTTGTCGGTCAGGACTGGCGTTTGCCGCTCTGA
- a CDS encoding glycoside hydrolase family 3 protein: MHSRRTVLTTAAAAACAMSTGGGAVHAAASGSRVTGAAARDRAARLIGEMNLEEKVGQLFVMRVYGHSATDPDPADAEANRKEMGVSNAAELIAKYHLGGIIYFGWAHNTREPHQIADLSNGIQRAAAAQRVPVPLLISTDQEHGIVARIGAPATLFPGAMALGAGRSREDARTAGRIASEELHAMGIRQDYAPVADVNVNAANPVIGVRSFGSDPKAVARLVTAQVRGYQSAGVAATAKHFPGHGDTDTDSHVGLPTIRHTAEEWERLDAPPFRAAIEAGIDSVMTAHIVVPAFDASGDPATLSRPILTGILRERLGYDGVVVTDSLGMEGVRTKYGDDRVPVLALEAGVDQLLNPPDIAVAFAGVLKAVRTGELTERDIDEKLLRILRLKERRGLFDGPYTTHRAVDRTVGTRQHLATADRIADRTTTLLVNEGGLLPLSRRAQRRLLVVGADPASPSGTGGPPTKVLAETFHQLGFTATQFSTGTAPTREKIGQAVAALEQRDAVVVATYNVTATSSQRALVDALLATGKPVVQLAVRNPYDIAHLPGVRAGLAAYSWTDVELRAAARVIAGRRDPEGRLPVPVMRADAPGSVLYSAGYGLSY, translated from the coding sequence ATGCACTCCAGACGTACCGTCCTGACCACCGCCGCGGCCGCCGCCTGTGCCATGAGCACGGGCGGCGGCGCCGTTCACGCAGCCGCCTCCGGCTCGCGCGTCACCGGTGCCGCCGCCCGTGATCGCGCGGCCCGGCTCATCGGAGAGATGAACCTGGAGGAGAAAGTCGGGCAGCTCTTCGTGATGCGGGTCTACGGGCATTCCGCGACCGATCCCGACCCGGCCGACGCCGAGGCCAACCGCAAGGAGATGGGCGTCTCCAACGCTGCCGAGCTGATCGCCAAGTACCACCTCGGCGGCATCATCTATTTCGGCTGGGCGCACAACACCCGAGAGCCGCACCAGATCGCCGACCTCTCCAACGGCATCCAGCGGGCCGCCGCCGCGCAGCGCGTCCCCGTGCCGCTGCTGATCTCGACCGATCAGGAGCACGGAATAGTGGCCCGGATCGGCGCGCCCGCCACGCTCTTCCCCGGCGCGATGGCGCTGGGCGCCGGCCGCTCGCGCGAGGACGCCCGTACGGCCGGTCGGATCGCCAGCGAGGAGCTGCACGCGATGGGCATCCGGCAGGACTACGCGCCGGTCGCCGACGTGAACGTCAACGCCGCGAACCCGGTGATCGGCGTCCGGTCCTTCGGCTCGGACCCGAAGGCGGTGGCGCGGCTGGTCACCGCCCAGGTGCGGGGTTACCAGAGCGCGGGGGTCGCCGCGACGGCCAAGCACTTTCCCGGGCACGGCGACACCGACACCGACAGCCACGTCGGGCTGCCCACGATTCGCCACACGGCCGAGGAGTGGGAGCGGCTGGACGCCCCGCCGTTCCGCGCCGCGATCGAGGCCGGCATCGACTCGGTCATGACGGCGCACATCGTCGTCCCGGCCTTCGACGCGAGCGGCGACCCGGCCACGCTGTCCCGCCCGATCCTCACCGGCATCCTGCGTGAACGGCTCGGTTACGACGGTGTGGTGGTGACCGACTCGCTCGGCATGGAGGGCGTACGGACCAAGTACGGCGACGACCGTGTGCCGGTGCTCGCGCTCGAGGCGGGCGTTGACCAGTTGCTCAATCCGCCCGACATCGCCGTCGCCTTCGCCGGCGTCCTGAAGGCGGTACGGACGGGTGAGCTCACCGAGCGCGACATTGACGAGAAACTGCTGCGCATTCTGCGGCTCAAGGAACGGCGCGGACTGTTCGACGGTCCGTATACGACGCACCGCGCGGTGGACCGTACGGTCGGGACGCGGCAGCACCTGGCCACAGCGGACCGGATCGCCGACCGCACCACGACGCTGCTCGTCAACGAGGGCGGCCTGCTGCCCCTGTCCAGGCGCGCGCAGCGGCGGTTGCTGGTGGTCGGGGCCGATCCGGCGTCGCCGTCCGGTACCGGCGGCCCACCCACCAAAGTGCTTGCCGAAACCTTCCATCAACTGGGGTTCACGGCGACACAGTTCTCCACCGGTACCGCGCCCACCCGCGAAAAGATCGGCCAGGCGGTAGCGGCGCTGGAGCAACGGGACGCGGTGGTCGTGGCGACGTACAACGTCACGGCCACGTCGTCACAGCGCGCCCTCGTCGACGCGCTGCTGGCCACCGGCAAACCGGTCGTGCAGCTGGCCGTCCGCAACCCGTACGACATCGCGCACCTGCCGGGCGTACGGGCAGGCCTGGCCGCCTACTCGTGGACGGACGTGGAACTGCGGGCCGCCGCACGCGTGATCGCCGGCCGGCGCGATCCGGAGGGGAGGCTGCCGGTCCCGGTGATGCGTGCCGACGCGCCGGGCTCGGTGCTCTACTCCGCCGGGTACGGCCTGTCGTACTGA
- a CDS encoding LacI family DNA-binding transcriptional regulator, with amino-acid sequence MAVTLADVATRARVSTATVSRVLNGNYPVAENTRARVLRAVAELEYVVNGPASALAAATSDLVGILVNDIADPFFGIIASAVQSEMSTGTGQHIGGGTVIRTGDGDTRRSPGGGPAFVPADEKLAVVCNTGGSPERELTYLTLLQRQRAAAVVLTGGAVEDAGHAAAVTATLKRLASSGTRVVLCGRPPLGPEADARKIGVAAGTRTGVEARIVERAVQQADAVPPPVTLAFDNRGGAQRLTEHLISLGHQRIGYVAGPVGRTTTRHRLEGHRAALAAHGIPDPAHRTVHGAYDRAVGYDAALELLRRDSTLTAVIAANDTAALGVCAALRDRGLRIPGDISVAGFDDLPFSADAAPALTTVRLPLQEAGARAGRLAMGRETPPPGEIATLRGDLMVRESTASPYA; translated from the coding sequence ATGGCAGTGACGCTGGCGGATGTCGCGACGCGGGCGCGGGTCTCCACGGCCACCGTCTCGCGTGTGCTGAACGGCAACTATCCGGTCGCCGAGAACACTCGCGCCCGGGTGCTGCGTGCCGTGGCAGAGCTGGAATACGTGGTCAACGGCCCGGCGAGCGCGCTGGCCGCCGCCACTTCCGACCTGGTGGGCATCCTCGTCAACGACATCGCCGACCCGTTCTTCGGGATCATCGCCTCGGCCGTCCAGTCCGAAATGAGTACCGGTACGGGGCAGCACATCGGTGGCGGAACGGTCATCCGAACGGGTGACGGCGACACGCGCCGGAGTCCGGGCGGCGGCCCCGCGTTCGTACCGGCCGACGAAAAACTGGCCGTGGTGTGCAACACCGGAGGTTCCCCGGAGCGTGAGCTGACATATCTCACACTGCTCCAGCGGCAACGCGCGGCCGCCGTCGTACTGACCGGCGGCGCGGTGGAGGACGCCGGTCACGCCGCAGCCGTGACCGCCACACTCAAGCGCCTCGCCTCGTCCGGCACCCGGGTGGTGCTGTGCGGCCGTCCGCCCCTGGGCCCGGAGGCCGATGCACGGAAGATCGGGGTGGCCGCTGGGACACGTACCGGTGTGGAGGCGCGCATCGTGGAGCGCGCCGTCCAGCAGGCTGACGCGGTTCCTCCCCCCGTCACCCTCGCCTTCGACAACCGCGGCGGCGCCCAGCGGCTCACCGAGCATCTGATTTCGCTCGGGCACCAGCGCATCGGGTACGTTGCCGGGCCCGTCGGCCGCACCACCACCCGGCACCGCCTGGAGGGCCATCGCGCCGCCCTCGCCGCGCACGGCATCCCGGATCCGGCCCACCGCACCGTCCACGGTGCCTACGATCGTGCCGTCGGTTACGACGCCGCCCTGGAACTGCTTCGCCGGGACTCCACTTTGACGGCCGTCATCGCGGCCAACGACACCGCCGCGCTCGGAGTGTGCGCCGCCCTGCGCGACCGCGGCCTGCGGATACCCGGCGATATTTCCGTGGCGGGCTTCGATGACCTGCCGTTCAGCGCGGACGCCGCTCCGGCGCTCACCACCGTACGGCTGCCGCTCCAGGAAGCCGGTGCGCGGGCCGGGCGGCTGGCGATGGGCCGCGAAACGCCACCGCCGGGAGAAATCGCCACGCTGCGCGGCGACTTGATGGTGCGCGAATCGACCGCTTCCCCCTACGCTTGA
- a CDS encoding dihydrodipicolinate synthase family protein, translated as MSRRLSGSGPMADPHRTDPGIVRTPADHPNRAAPFVSRTVFAAAHVVADPFADTAPGDPAAIDWDATLAFRHHLWSSGLGVAEAMDTAQRGMGLDWDSAAELIRRSAAEAAAVGGRIACGVGTDQLEVSSASLADIRAAYEEQLALVEDAGAQAIVMASRHLAAAATSAESYAEVYGHLLRQAAEPVILHWLGPMFDPALEGYWGSSELDTATDTFLQIIAEHPAKVDGVKVSLLDADREVQLRRRLPDGVRCYTGDDFHYPELIAGDEHGHSDALLGIFDPLAPLAADAVRLLDSRDTAAFRKLLDPTVTLSRHLFRTPTRYYKTGVVLLAWLSGHQSHFTMVGGLQSARSLPHLERAYELADGLGLFPDPELAKSRMRQLCSVFGGGVA; from the coding sequence ATGAGCAGGCGGCTGAGCGGTTCCGGACCAATGGCCGATCCCCACCGAACCGATCCCGGCATCGTCCGGACACCCGCTGATCACCCGAACCGCGCCGCCCCCTTCGTCTCCCGTACTGTCTTCGCTGCCGCCCACGTTGTCGCCGACCCCTTCGCCGACACCGCCCCGGGCGACCCCGCCGCCATCGACTGGGACGCCACCCTCGCCTTCCGCCACCACCTGTGGTCGAGCGGCCTTGGCGTGGCCGAAGCCATGGACACCGCGCAGCGAGGCATGGGACTCGACTGGGACTCGGCGGCCGAGCTGATCCGGCGATCCGCCGCCGAGGCAGCGGCGGTCGGCGGTCGCATCGCATGCGGTGTCGGCACGGACCAACTGGAAGTCTCCTCGGCGAGCCTGGCCGACATCAGAGCCGCCTACGAGGAGCAGCTGGCCCTTGTCGAGGACGCAGGAGCCCAGGCCATCGTCATGGCGTCCCGGCACCTCGCCGCGGCGGCCACAAGCGCGGAATCGTACGCGGAGGTGTACGGGCATCTGCTGCGCCAGGCCGCCGAGCCGGTGATCCTCCACTGGCTCGGCCCGATGTTCGACCCGGCGCTGGAGGGGTACTGGGGCAGCTCGGAGCTGGACACCGCGACCGACACGTTCCTGCAGATCATCGCCGAGCACCCGGCCAAGGTGGACGGCGTGAAGGTGTCGCTCCTGGACGCCGACCGTGAGGTTCAACTGCGCCGTCGTCTCCCGGACGGTGTGCGGTGCTACACAGGTGACGACTTCCACTACCCCGAGCTGATCGCCGGCGACGAACACGGACACAGCGATGCCCTGCTGGGCATCTTCGACCCCCTCGCTCCGCTGGCGGCGGATGCCGTACGCCTGCTCGACAGCCGCGACACGGCCGCCTTCCGCAAGCTGCTGGATCCGACCGTCACACTCTCCCGGCACCTCTTCCGGACGCCGACGCGCTACTACAAGACCGGTGTCGTCCTGCTGGCCTGGCTTTCTGGGCACCAGTCGCATTTCACGATGGTGGGCGGCCTCCAGTCGGCCCGCTCGCTGCCGCACCTGGAGCGGGCGTACGAACTGGCCGATGGCCTGGGGCTGTTCCCGGACCCCGAACTGGCGAAGTCTCGCATGCGTCAACTGTGTTCGGTTTTCGGAGGCGGCGTGGCATGA
- a CDS encoding sugar phosphate isomerase/epimerase family protein produces MRYAFSTLGVPGMPVGEVVRLAAGAGFGGVELRAHPEEQVHPRIGLRERAAVREQFAEAGVEILAVSGYARVAAAHDERGEEELAAELTELVVLASDLGAQFVRVFPGGGDRPAGEADADAARHLAAVAPFAAERGVRVLLETHDSHPRGADAARVLGPVGHRNIGALWDVLHPWLAGEEPVDTYAGLAPYLGFVQVKDVASTEDTAPLPLGAGTVPLADCIGTLARAQWDGWLCWEYEKRWYPRAAELPGLLSSGREYLERLVASATS; encoded by the coding sequence ATGCGATATGCGTTCTCGACACTCGGAGTGCCCGGGATGCCGGTGGGCGAGGTCGTGCGGCTGGCGGCCGGTGCCGGATTCGGCGGGGTGGAGCTGCGGGCTCATCCCGAGGAACAGGTGCATCCGCGCATCGGCCTGCGGGAACGGGCCGCGGTGCGTGAGCAGTTCGCCGAGGCCGGGGTGGAGATCCTCGCGGTGTCCGGTTACGCACGGGTGGCCGCTGCCCACGACGAGCGCGGGGAGGAGGAGCTGGCGGCGGAGCTGACCGAGTTGGTGGTGCTGGCGTCGGACCTGGGCGCGCAGTTCGTCCGGGTGTTCCCCGGCGGTGGTGACCGGCCCGCCGGCGAGGCCGATGCGGACGCGGCCCGGCACCTGGCCGCGGTCGCGCCGTTCGCGGCGGAACGGGGCGTGCGCGTCCTCCTGGAGACGCACGACTCGCATCCCCGGGGCGCCGACGCAGCACGCGTGCTGGGCCCTGTGGGCCACCGGAACATCGGTGCGCTGTGGGATGTGCTCCACCCGTGGCTCGCCGGCGAGGAGCCGGTCGACACGTATGCCGGGCTCGCCCCGTATCTCGGCTTCGTGCAGGTCAAGGATGTGGCCTCCACCGAGGACACCGCTCCCCTGCCGCTCGGTGCCGGGACGGTTCCGCTGGCCGACTGCATCGGTACGCTCGCCCGCGCGCAGTGGGACGGCTGGCTGTGCTGGGAGTACGAGAAGCGGTGGTACCCGCGAGCCGCAGAACTGCCCGGACTGCTCAGCTCGGGACGCGAGTACCTGGAGCGACTGGTGGCATCGGCGACCTCCTGA